GCTTGCTAGGCACTGTGTCCAAACCAAGGCAGTCCTGGACAGGGTGCAGCTGAGAGAGGGGCTGCTCCGGAGGAGCCAAGTGCTGTCTGTACAGCCTTGCCCCCTCCAGGAGCATTGGTCATCCCTGGGGACATCCAGGTTGAATCAGCGCTGCCAGCCTCTCCCTCGTCCTACACCTGATCTCCACCTGGGCTGGAGCAGGTCACCTCAGCAGAAGCATGTGCTCAAGGAGGCCAGCGATGTCAACTTCTCCAATGATAGGGCGAAAGAAGAGGTCCCCAAGCAGGCTAGGTGGAATGGACTTGAGGGTGGAGGCCGTAAGGAGGACACGGGCCAAGCGGCCTTGGCCTGCTGAAGACCACGGCTCCAGGACTTCACACAGCGCCCAGTGAGCCTCCTGCTGCAGGTGCCCAATGTGGGAGGAGGTGTGGAGGCCTGGCACGTCTGTGGacaaagagggagaaaaggactgGTGAGCACCCCACTCCCAGCCACCGAAAGACAAGACTGGCCCAAGATCTGAGGCCACCAGCAGACACCCTTCTGCCTCCTTTGTTTAGCCTTCAAGGCCCCATTACTACCTCTCTCTTGGAGAAGGtagtcaatttatttatttatcattttattcatccattcatttatggATAGGCAGTGTGGAGTAATGGTTAAGAACTAGGCTGTCTGAATTTGAATCTCAGCACTGTCACTTATTAGtttggtgaccttgggcaagttacttaatctctgtaCTTcagtttatctgtaaaatggggataataacagtacttaTCTACTATGCTTTTTATGAGGTCTAAATGACCTAGTATATGGCCAGTTCAGCTGTGGTCCTAACCTGGGGGCCTTAGAAAAAGGCCTGAGTGATGACTCCTAGACAGTTGTCTTCAAATGAATGATTCTAAACCCGTTAGAATAGGGCCTAACATATGGTAAGTGTAATATGAATATTTGCTACTATTATTAGAATTAATTGCTGTCATTAACTCCTGCCTTGAGGATTTTTGGTGGGGAACTCTCATTGCAAATGCTCTCCAGGTTCCAAAGAACACTATCCCCACCTGTTGTTCTCCTGGCTGAATTTCACAAGGACTGCCTCCCTGTCCTCTCCCAGCTCCTTTAATTCCCCACCTCTATGTGATCTTTCTGAACCCATGGAAGAGTTTTACCTTCGGAATTTCGCCATGCATTCTTCCCTTGAAGATGTGACTGAGACACAGCTGTGTCAGTCCACCCTTGGCCCCCCCCACTCCTGTCTTCCCCAAGGGTCAGGGCAAATTTCTCAGGTAGAGTGACAAGGGCCAATCTATGAAGTGACCTGGGTTGCCATCCCTACTGTCCTTCTGCCTGGATGTGTGACCTTAAGCTAGTCATTTAGCTTCTCTGCACCTCTTCTGTGAGATGGCTATTTGATGAAAATGAGGACCCAATGAGATAAAAGGTGTCAAACCCTCAGATGGTACCTTTCCTGGCTAGGTCCTGTCCCCCCACCAGCCTTAGCCTCCATCCAGAAGTGTCTGGGAGCTCACCAGGGTTGAAAAGGATGGTCCCTTTCAGGTAGGCATATTCCTTGGGGCCCAGCTCCAGGCTCCAGAAAGACTCCAGGCAGCACTGAAGCCACTGCACCTCAGCCAGTGAGGGCTGGGGTCTGTCCGGCTGGCCACTGCTTCCACTGCTGCTGGGCTCCTCCAGCAGGATCTTCTTGAGTATGCTGGGCACTGGGGCCTCAGCCACCTCAAAGGTCACAGCGTCTTGGGCCAACCCAAGCAGGAAGAGGGGGCCCCAGCCACCCTGCAGCAGCCGCCGCTGATCCTGGGGAGGCAGCTGACAGAAGGATGGCAGGTTCCTGAGGAAAGCCACCGTCTTGGCCAGAACGTCCAAGGCCTCCCGGCAGGTGCGATGAGGTGTACACAGCCGGACAGGCCGATGCTGCCTGCACAGGCAGTGGCTACGGGGTAGGGGGACAGGCCTGAGGCTGGGACTCAGAAGTTCATACAAAATGGCTGGGCGCCCTACAGCACCCCGGCATGGGCAGGGCCCCGGTTGGCTGGAGCTCATGGTTGAGGATCTGTTCCTACTTCCTCCCAGCTCTCTGGTCCTCTGTTCTGCACTCTGGGTGCTATTTATATCCccagtgggtgggagggggaaattGCCTGACAACCTTGACTCCAGAAGTCATGTTCattgaaaaaaaacacacacactgaCCCTGGCAGGACTGGTAGGgaagtggtgggggaggggacattgGGAGCCCCACGTGGTGCTGATATCACTTCAGTCAATGAAGCGGCCAGTGCAGGGCACAGGGCCACCTGCCCGCTCACCCAGCTCCCCCTTATCGGATGACTCAAGTGGATAAACAGGGTCATTAACCCAGGCTGTACCAGGGCACCAAGGCCTCAGGTGCACAATCAGCAGGTGACTATGGCAGGTGTCCCTATTGGTGCCCTCTCTGTGCACACACAGACCAGGGCTCTCACTAAGCCAGGAAGCCAGCACCAGAGCTGGACAGACCTTGAATGCAAGGCCCAACCTGGAAGCTCCTTATCACTAGTTTGTTTGCCTAACCTTGGAGCCCTGCGCCTGTTGTCAGCAAGGAACAGGCTTCAGGGAAGGGAGCCAGGACCCTGGGGGGTTGGGAGGACTTTGCCCAGTGTGCTGTCTGGGTGGCCCCCTTCCTCTGACTCCAGTTCTGGGGTCCCACAGGCATAAGGTCTTTCAGAAGCCGCATCCCCAGCCTGGATTCCCATAGCTCCCAAAATGCCGTGTCTGCTGAGAAGTCCTCATAGAATGATAATACAACACGGctgccatttactgagcacttactgtgtgttgGGCACCTTGCACTCTAATATCGAGAGCTTCCCTCTCAGGCTAGATTCTTACTTtgtgagactcagagaggtaaagcaacttgcccaaggccatccCCCCAGGAAGGAACAGAGCCCAgttctgtctggctccaaagtcctTGTTTGTTCCCCTGGACCCTCTGGCCTGATTGTGTAGCCAGAACCTGAGTTTCCCAGAGCTGGGCCCCCTCCTGCTCTGCAGATGTTACCCACCTGTGATCTGGACAGAAATATTGCTCTGCCACCACGTGGATCCTCTATTCCGGGCATCTGTCTCAGATGATGGGGCACAAAGCATGAGGGGTGTAGGAAGGTCCTTAGTTGTGTCATGTCCTTGGACCTTGGCCATCCCAGCCTGGCAAGTCTTCTGTTGCCATACTGTTGGGCAGCCTGGTGCCCTGGATGGGGGGAGGCTCTGGCATCACCAGCCCTGGCATCTGCTCCTGGCTTCATCACTttctagttgtgtgactttgggctgATTCCCAAACCTCTGTGAGCTTCGGGAGCCTCTCTGGGACAATAATGCCTGCCTGCAGTGCTGTTGTGAGGACAAAGTGAGGTCCTGGTTGTCAAATTCCCAGCAGTTACAGTAGGGGGATTTTGCATCCCCCTTTCTCTGCCAGCAGACAAATAGGCACACATCATTTATTTGATTGCAAATAATATTAAtccttacatttataaaatttctttcttgtcCTTTAATATCACTGAATCCTCATAACATCCCCTCAAAggagactctggagtcagactgcttgagtcccaattcttttttttttttttttttgagacagagtctcactttgttgcctgggctagagtgccatggtgtcagcctagctcacagcaacctcagattcctgggctcaagcaatcctcctgcctcagcctcccgagtagctaggactacagggatgtgccaccatgcccggctaattttttctatatgtgtttttagttggctaattaatttctttctattttgagtagagatgaggtctcgctcttgctcaggctggtttcgaacccctgaccttgagcaatctggctgcctaggcctcccagagtgctaggattacaggtgtgagccaccgcacccaccTCCAAATTCTAATTCATCACTTAActgagtgactttgggcaagtcactctctctctctgcctcagtttcctcatctttaaaatggtgaCAGGAACATCCAGAAGGAGATATTGGTTTTATGGGGCCTGAAGCTTACACAAAGTGAAGGGTcctctttaagaaaagaatagaaaattaggCATGAAACGGAAtagagtgagaaaataaatcactacaaattacaaattaaaataaactgaCTGAGGAtggatatggtggctcacgcctgtaatcctagcactctgtgaggccaaggggggcagattgcttgaggtcaggagtttgaaaccagcctgagcaagagcgagaccatgcctctactataaatagaaagaaattaattggtcaactaatatatatagaaaaaattagccaggcatgatggcacatgcctgtagtcccagctacttgggaggctgaggcaggaggatcgcttgaacccaggagtttgaggttgctgtgagctaggctgatgccacagcactcactctagcctgggcaacaaagcaagactctgtctcaataaaaaaaaaaataaattaaataaataaataaataaataaaataaactgacaaaaaacacaaacatcacAAACCCAAGAGAATAACAAAATACTATTACTGATCAATTGCCTGACAGCAGTTGCCTGCATGGTTTAGTCACATGTTCTTTGCTTGCTTCTTCATCAAttgatgatttaattatttttat
This region of Microcebus murinus isolate Inina chromosome 2, M.murinus_Inina_mat1.0, whole genome shotgun sequence genomic DNA includes:
- the NR0B2 gene encoding nuclear receptor subfamily 0 group B member 2, with amino-acid sequence MSSSQPGPCPCRGAVGRPAILYELLSPSLRPVPLPRSHCLCRQHRPVRLCTPHRTCREALDVLAKTVAFLRNLPSFCQLPPQDQRRLLQGGWGPLFLLGLAQDAVTFEVAEAPVPSILKKILLEEPSSSGSSGQPDRPQPSLAEVQWLQCCLESFWSLELGPKEYAYLKGTILFNPDVPGLHTSSHIGHLQQEAHWALCEVLEPWSSAGQGRLARVLLTASTLKSIPPSLLGDLFFRPIIGEVDIAGLLEHMLLLR